The genomic stretch TATGGAATTATAGAAATTTTTGCAGTTCTAGGAAGTTTTGTGAGTCTAACTGTAGCTTTGGAAATATCTCAGGCAGTAGCTAGATTTTATCATGAAATTCTTGATATAAAAGAGAAAATAAGTTACGTTTCTACTGCTTTAATATTTAGCTTTTTAGCTTACATGAGTTATCTGTTATTTTCATTTATATTTGCGGATTATTTAGTGATTCTTTTTTTGGATAATATTTCATATAAAAATATTTTTTACTTTGCAAATATTGCAATTGTGACATCAGGACTTTTTTACTTTTTACAAAATCAACTAAAGTGGCAAATGCAAGCAACAGATTTTGTCATCTCAGGAATAATACAACTTTTTTCAACAGCTGGTATTACAATATATTTATTGGCTATATATAACATGGGATTGCAAGCAGTTTTTTTAGGACAAATACTTGGTAACTTACTTAGTATGTTATGGTCTTGGTATAATGCACGTGAGAATTATTATTTAATTTTCAGTTTAAAGCACCTGCATAAAATGTTATCTTTTTCATTTCCTTTGATCTTCTCAAGTATCGCAGTATTTGTAGCTTTATATGTTGATAGAATACTTATCAGAGAAATACTTGGACTTGAAAAGCTCGGCATCTATGGTGTAGCATACAGATTCGCATCAATTGTAGGTATCCTTTTAGTTGGTGTTAATAGTTCTTTGACACCGCTTATATACAAACATTATAATGAAGATTCTACTCCATTTAATATATCTAAAATATTTAATATTTTTTCTCTATGTGCATTATTGCTTATTTCATGTAGCTTACTTTTTTCAAAAGAGATAATTTTTTTATTTACTACTGAGAAGTATTATTCAGCTATGGTTCTTATCACACCTTTAATAATATCTTTATTTTTTAGTAATATGTATGTATTTACTCCTGGACTCAGCTTATTTAAAAAGACAAAATTAATAGCTTTTATATCTATCCTGAGTGCATTTATTAATGTTATACTCAACTATATATTTATTTATTTTCTAGATTTGTATGGTGCGACAATTGGTGGGATGATAGGCTCTATCATAATATTTATTATACATATGAAGTTTAGTCAAAAATATTATATGATACCTTTTGATTGGAACCGTATAATGTTTTGTTTTTTTCTTACATGTGTTGGGGGATATTCAATGCAAATTATATTTGATAAAATTACTATGCTTAATATACTTTTAAAAATAGGGTATCTTGTATTATTTGGCACAGCAATAAATTATTTATTATTAAAAACTTTGCCTTTTAAAAGAATTTATAACATAATGAAAGAGTGGATAAAGTGAAAATCTTATTTATTACATTTTTCTTTCCACCGTATAAAACAGTTGCTTCTCTTAGAACTGGTAAAACAGCTAAAATATTATTTAAAATGGGTTACGATATTAAAATAGTATCTGCCAAAAATAATGATATAAAAGAAGAATTAGCGATACAAGTTCCAAGAGATGCTTTGTACCAAACTGATTGGTTTGATATGGATAATTTTGTATTACAGCTTCTTGGAAAAGGCAATAAATCGGTTCTTAGGGATACTTTGCACAAAGGAGATAAACAAACTATTAAAAGTTTTCTTTTAAAGCTTTTTTTTCGCATATATACTTTTTTTGCTTATACTCCTGACAAATATATAGGATGGTATAAACCTGCTATCCAAGAATCTGAATCTATTTGTAAAACATGGAAACCTGATATTATTTATGCTTCTGGTATGCCATTTACATCATTGATGGTAGCTGCTTCATTGAGTAAAAAGTATTCTATTCCCTTTGTTGCAGAACTTCGTGATCTTTGGGCAGATAATCATTATTCGAAACAGTATTTTTTTGGAAAATGGTTAGAAGGGAGGACGCTTCAAAAAGCATCTGCTATTATTAGTGTTTCACAACCTTTAGTTGAACGATTGTATACCAAGTATAAAATCCCTTGCTATGAAATACGAAATGCATTTGATGAGGAAGATTTTATTATCGAAAAAGAACAATGCACTCAAAATCATAAAATAGTTATACTTTATACGGGGATGTTATATGCTGGAAAGCAAGATCCAACTATTCTATTTCAAGCAATTGCAAGTGATCAATATTTAAAAGACAATGTAGAGTGTAAATTTTATGGCAATGCTTTAGACTGGGTTAACGATGTTGCTTTACGCTATGGACTTGCTAATGTCGTCGAAGTACATAGCCCTATAGAAAGATCAGAAGTCTTGAAATTACAGAAAAATTCTGATATTTTATTACTCTTGACATGGAATGACCCAAAAGAAAAAGGTGTATTCACGGGGAAATTGTTTGAGTATATTGGTAGTGCAAAACCAATTTTAGCTATTGGTGCGATGGATGATGTTGCCACCTCTGTCATTAAAGATAATGGATTTGGATTGGCTTCAAATGATATATCACAAATTGTAAATTTTATAAAAAATATTAAAAATGACCAATGTGTAGAAAAAATAAATAATGCCTACCAAAACAATAGAATGGCATTTGAACGTAATCTTCAAGTTAGTAAGCTTTCCCAAGTATTTGAGTCTATTTTATCAAAATGAGAAAATGAATGATTAAAAAAATTTGTATCGTAGTTAGTAGTGACATGACAGTAAAATCTTTTTTGCTAAAACATATAGAACTATTATCTCGTTCATATGAGATTTATATTGTAATGAATAGTAATGTAGATATTGCAAATCTTTATGGTGTAAATTGTAAATCCTACTATATCCCAATTGAAAGAAAAATTAGTTTTATAAAGGATATTACAAGTATAAAAAAACTATATAATTTTTTTAAGATAGAAAAATTTGATTTAGTTCTATCTGTTACACCTAAAGCAGGTCTGTTGGCTATGATTGCGTCTTTTTTTGTGAGCGTAAAACATAGAGTACATTTCTTTACAGGGCAAGTGTGGGTAACAAAAATAGGAGTATTTCGGCTCATTTTGAAAAATATTGATCGAGGGATATTTTTATTAAGTACGCATGTGCTTATAGATAGTATATCGCAAAGAATTTTTTTAATGAAAGAAAAGGTAGTTTCATCTAATAAATCATCTGTTCTATTGTATGGTTCAATTTCAGGCGTGGATACCAAAAAGTTTATACAAAACAATGACATAAGAAAAGAATTAAGACAAAAGTATCATATTTTAGAGGATGATATTGTTTTTATATTTATGGGTAGGCTAAATTTAGACAAAGGTGTTTTGGATCTCTATAATGCTTTCAGAAAATTAATTCTTGAACATAAGAATATTAAGTTATTTATTGTTGGTCAAGATGAGGAAAATCTTGAAAAATGCATCGCAGATTTAGTTCAGAATAATAGTGTTTTTAGGATTGATCATGTATTAAATCCTGAAATTATTTTGAATGTTGCAGATATCTTAATATTGCCTAGTTATAGGGAAGGTTTTGGGACTATTGTGATTGAAGCTGCTTCTATGGAAATTCCTTGTATTGGCTCTGATATTTATGGATTGAGTGATGCTATTCAGGACAATGTAACAGGTCTACTGCACAAAAAAGGTAATGTTGAAGATATTCGATTAAAATGTGAATATTTGATTCAGAATAGACATAAAATTAAAGAATTTGGTGTAAATGCACAACAGAGGGTTGATAAGTGCTTTCAAGATATTCAATTATCAAATGAATTAAAAAAATATATTGATGGATTATAATGTTGAAAAGAATATTTGATGTTTTATTGGCATTTATTTTGATATTATTTTTGTGCCCAATCTATATTCTTGTGAGTTTACTTATTTTTATGGCTATAGGAAGACCTATTATTTTTCGACAACTCCGTCCAGGTTACAAAGGAAAAATATTTTGTATTTATAAATTTTGTACCATGACTAATGAAAAAAATAACGATGGAGAACTATTACCTGATGAAAAAAGATTAAAAGGTATAGGTAAATTGATAAGAAGCACAAGTTTGGATGAACTACCTCAGCTTTTTAATGTTTTAAAAGGCGATATGAGTTTTGTAGGGCCTAGGCCTCTTCTTGTTGAGTATCTACCATTTTATAATGATGAACAAAAAAGAAGGCATGATGTTATGCCTGGTATTACTGGGTGGGCACAAGTGAATGGTCGAAATGCTATTTCTTGGGAAGAAAAATTTAATTATGATGTGTGGTATGTTGATAACCAATCATTTTTACTTGATATGAAAATACTCTGGATGACATTTTTGAAAGTTTTAAAAAGAAGCGGTGTTTCCTCTGGTTCATCTGTAACAATGGAAAAATTTAAAGGTTCTAAATAAGTGAAAAGTATTTATATTTATGGTGCAAGTGGACATGGCCTTGTTGTCGCAGATATTGCAAAAGCAAATGGTTATACCAATATTATATTTATAGATGATGGTGATAATGCATACCAAACATTCGAAGAAATAAAAAATAAAAATGATATACCTTTAGCTCTAGGAATTGGTTCAAATAAAATAAGAAAATCTATTTATAAAAAAGCTATACAGTATGGTTTTGATGTTATAACACTTGTTCACCCAAGTGCGATAATCTCAACTAGCACTAAGATTGATGCAGGGACTGTTGTGATGCCAAATGTTGTCGTTAATGCTTGCTCCTCAATTGGGAAAGGAGTTATTTTAAATACAGCATGTGTGATTGATCATGAAAATATTATAGAAGATTTTGTACATATATCACCAAATGTAGCTCTTGCTGGGAATGTTATTGTAAATTCAAATACTCATATTGGGATTGGTACATCGGTTATTCAAGGTCTAATCATAGGCGAAAATTGTATAATTGGCGCTGGATCTGTAGTTGTAAAAAATATTGCAAAGAATTATCTAGCTTATGGTAATCCATGCATCGCTATCAAGGAAATCAATGAATAATAAAATTTTTCTCTCACCTCCACATATGTGTGGCAACGAATTAAAATATATTGAAAAAGTTTTTGAAAGTAATTACATAGCTCCACTTGGCGAATATGTAAATAAATTTGAAGAAAGTATCAAACATTATACGGGTGCACCATATGCTCTTGCATTATCTAGTGGTACCGCTGCGTTGCATCTTGCGCTAAGAATCTTAGGAATAAAAGATGGGGATGATGTCTTAGCATCGACTTTTACCTTTATTGGTTCGATTAATGCCATCCTTTATGAACGAGCAACCCCTGTTTTTATAGATAGTGATCAAGAAAGTTGGAATTTATCTCCTAGATTGTTAGAAGAGTATTTATCAACAGCTGTGAAAAAACCCAAAGCTTTAATTCTGACACATCTTTATGGGCAGTGTGCAGATATTAAAAAAATATCAGAAATTTGTCAACAATACGAAATTTATTTGATTGAAGATGCGGCAGAGTCTTTAGGTGCAACTTATGACAACAAACATACTGGTTCATTTGGAGATTTTGGGATTTATAGTTTTAATGGCAACAAAATTATTACAACCAGTGGTGGAGGAATGCTAGTAAGCCATAAAAAAGAGTGGATTGAAAAAGCAAAATTTTATAGTACGCAAGCAAAAGAACCTTTCATTCATTACGAGCACTTGGAATATGGATATAATTATCGTATGAGTAATGTGTTGGCAGCAATCGGTGTGGCACAGATGGAAGTAATAGAACAGAGGGTTAATCAAAAAAGAACAATCTTTAATTGGTATAAAAAATATCTTGGTAATGTTGATGAGATTCAGTTGATGCCTGAATTAGAAGGAAGTAGAGGGAATAGATGGCTTACCACAGTCACGTTTGAAAAAACAAATTTTAATAAAATCATGGAAGCTTTAGCATCTATCAATGTGGAATCTCGCCCTTTATGGAAGCCAATGCATATGCAACCACTTTTCAAAGATGTAAAATGCTTAGTTGATGGTACAAGTGCGAGACTATTTCAGTCTGGATTGTGTTTGGCGAGTGGAACGTTTATGATAGAAGAAAATGTAAAAAATATTTGTAATATTATTAAAAATAATTTGGATATATGAAATGAGAGTATTTGATAAAAGAATTTTAAATCTTTTTGTGATTATTGCTCTTTCATTTGTAACGTTTGCATGGACATTTTGGATTTTTCATGAAGAAATGGCTTATAAATTTATAGGTATTGTTACTGCTGTTCGTATTATTGCTTCAACATTGCTTTTTAAAGATTATTCTCTTTCGTGGTCAAAAGTGACTCAAAAGACTTTTTTACTGAAAAGTTTTGTCTATATTGTGGCATTTTGTGTTTATGCCCCTTTGTATTATGGTCATTTGCGTCTTTCATTTATGCTTTCTGAGCTTTTTTTGTATTTATTTGCCATAAATTTTTCTATGTATTTATACTATTTGCTTGTCAATCGAAGCCGAATGCAAAAGGATAAAGTTTTAGTTATTTATGGTGCTGGGAAAGCAGGATTGAAATTAGAGGAAGAGTATCGTGATAGTGTCTATAAAATCCGTTATTTTGTTGATGATGACAAAAGGCTTCAAAAGCGAAGCATTGACAGTGTTCGTATTATTTCAAAAGATGAGTTAAAAGAAAAGCTTGGTACCAATAAATATGATCTAC from Sulfurospirillum oryzae encodes the following:
- a CDS encoding sugar transferase, yielding MLKRIFDVLLAFILILFLCPIYILVSLLIFMAIGRPIIFRQLRPGYKGKIFCIYKFCTMTNEKNNDGELLPDEKRLKGIGKLIRSTSLDELPQLFNVLKGDMSFVGPRPLLVEYLPFYNDEQKRRHDVMPGITGWAQVNGRNAISWEEKFNYDVWYVDNQSFLLDMKILWMTFLKVLKRSGVSSGSSVTMEKFKGSK
- a CDS encoding acetyltransferase; this encodes MKSIYIYGASGHGLVVADIAKANGYTNIIFIDDGDNAYQTFEEIKNKNDIPLALGIGSNKIRKSIYKKAIQYGFDVITLVHPSAIISTSTKIDAGTVVMPNVVVNACSSIGKGVILNTACVIDHENIIEDFVHISPNVALAGNVIVNSNTHIGIGTSVIQGLIIGENCIIGAGSVVVKNIAKNYLAYGNPCIAIKEINE
- a CDS encoding glycosyltransferase, which gives rise to MKILFITFFFPPYKTVASLRTGKTAKILFKMGYDIKIVSAKNNDIKEELAIQVPRDALYQTDWFDMDNFVLQLLGKGNKSVLRDTLHKGDKQTIKSFLLKLFFRIYTFFAYTPDKYIGWYKPAIQESESICKTWKPDIIYASGMPFTSLMVAASLSKKYSIPFVAELRDLWADNHYSKQYFFGKWLEGRTLQKASAIISVSQPLVERLYTKYKIPCYEIRNAFDEEDFIIEKEQCTQNHKIVILYTGMLYAGKQDPTILFQAIASDQYLKDNVECKFYGNALDWVNDVALRYGLANVVEVHSPIERSEVLKLQKNSDILLLLTWNDPKEKGVFTGKLFEYIGSAKPILAIGAMDDVATSVIKDNGFGLASNDISQIVNFIKNIKNDQCVEKINNAYQNNRMAFERNLQVSKLSQVFESILSK
- a CDS encoding oligosaccharide flippase family protein, with translation MIKIFLNSSFIYMIGALSRGVTILLVPLYTRFFSPAEYGIIEIFAVLGSFVSLTVALEISQAVARFYHEILDIKEKISYVSTALIFSFLAYMSYLLFSFIFADYLVILFLDNISYKNIFYFANIAIVTSGLFYFLQNQLKWQMQATDFVISGIIQLFSTAGITIYLLAIYNMGLQAVFLGQILGNLLSMLWSWYNARENYYLIFSLKHLHKMLSFSFPLIFSSIAVFVALYVDRILIREILGLEKLGIYGVAYRFASIVGILLVGVNSSLTPLIYKHYNEDSTPFNISKIFNIFSLCALLLISCSLLFSKEIIFLFTTEKYYSAMVLITPLIISLFFSNMYVFTPGLSLFKKTKLIAFISILSAFINVILNYIFIYFLDLYGATIGGMIGSIIIFIIHMKFSQKYYMIPFDWNRIMFCFFLTCVGGYSMQIIFDKITMLNILLKIGYLVLFGTAINYLLLKTLPFKRIYNIMKEWIK
- a CDS encoding aminotransferase class V-fold PLP-dependent enzyme, yielding MNNKIFLSPPHMCGNELKYIEKVFESNYIAPLGEYVNKFEESIKHYTGAPYALALSSGTAALHLALRILGIKDGDDVLASTFTFIGSINAILYERATPVFIDSDQESWNLSPRLLEEYLSTAVKKPKALILTHLYGQCADIKKISEICQQYEIYLIEDAAESLGATYDNKHTGSFGDFGIYSFNGNKIITTSGGGMLVSHKKEWIEKAKFYSTQAKEPFIHYEHLEYGYNYRMSNVLAAIGVAQMEVIEQRVNQKRTIFNWYKKYLGNVDEIQLMPELEGSRGNRWLTTVTFEKTNFNKIMEALASINVESRPLWKPMHMQPLFKDVKCLVDGTSARLFQSGLCLASGTFMIEENVKNICNIIKNNLDI
- a CDS encoding glycosyltransferase, translated to MIKKICIVVSSDMTVKSFLLKHIELLSRSYEIYIVMNSNVDIANLYGVNCKSYYIPIERKISFIKDITSIKKLYNFFKIEKFDLVLSVTPKAGLLAMIASFFVSVKHRVHFFTGQVWVTKIGVFRLILKNIDRGIFLLSTHVLIDSISQRIFLMKEKVVSSNKSSVLLYGSISGVDTKKFIQNNDIRKELRQKYHILEDDIVFIFMGRLNLDKGVLDLYNAFRKLILEHKNIKLFIVGQDEENLEKCIADLVQNNSVFRIDHVLNPEIILNVADILILPSYREGFGTIVIEAASMEIPCIGSDIYGLSDAIQDNVTGLLHKKGNVEDIRLKCEYLIQNRHKIKEFGVNAQQRVDKCFQDIQLSNELKKYIDGL